A single genomic interval of Spirosoma taeanense harbors:
- a CDS encoding glycoside hydrolase family 3 N-terminal domain-containing protein translates to MANCRSVVFLLFSVLSFVSSYAQTATPTFLQPNARINRWADSVFATLTPDERIAQLIMVAGYSNRKPAYEDSLVTLVRTNKLGGVVMFQGGPIRQAKLTNRLQALSTVPLLIAMDAEWGLAMRLDSTVRYPYQMTLGAIQGNDSLIYQMGANLARQARRLGVHVNFAPSVDVNNNPNNPVINFRSFGEDKYAVARKALAYVRGMEDNQLLTSIKHFPGHGDTGTDSHFDLPLIGKSRSQLDSLELYPFRELIKAGVSGVMVAHLSIPALDTTRNRPSTLSPAIVTNLLKTELGFQGLIFSDAMNMKGVTKYFPSGQADELGLEAGMDVLEFTEDVPAALAQIRQAVLDGRITQESLDERCRKVLRAKAWVGLDQYKPVVLDNLVNDLNPVQDELLNRRLTEASLTVLKNDRNLLPLQRLDTLRIASVAIESDKLTAFQQMAANYTQVDHFNLTSKTPDSTIAQVRDSLKNYNLLLVDIHLNNIRPGARYGLQAKTAGLVSELVATGKAVVTVFGNAYALDKLTFPNDTVLVSRNIEQARAIVMPYQLTNYTEDLSAQLIFGAIGASGKLPVTVNQRFRAGDGLAIQPIGRLKYTIPEEVGIDSRFLTQQVDSLVNVGISQRAFPGCVVQMAKDGKVIFRKAYGTFTYDASLGAEPKPVQLDDLFDMASVTKISTSTPALMRLVDEGKFNIDGKMADYLPSFKKSNKANLVWRDVLTHQARLKAWIPFWRDTKNPDGTWKPKTFKTERSSRFPIEVTDSLYLFRNYPKTIFEQIRDSPLNEKKEYVYSDLSFILYPQIVKRLTGENFEDYLKETFYRPLGATTLTYNPRRFYSLNRIAPTEYDSLFRNTLIWGRVHDEGAAMLNGLSGHAGLFGTANDLMKLMEMYRQGGTYAGQPFISARTMAEFTRYQFPELGNRRGLGFEKPSFTYTGNAPRSATKDSFGHSGFTGTFTWMDPDPKYNLTYVFLSNRVYPTRNNNRISMLNTRTNVAEALYQAIKRGIQ, encoded by the coding sequence ATGGCCAATTGCCGGTCTGTTGTTTTCCTCCTATTCAGCGTTCTTTCATTTGTATCGTCGTATGCGCAAACCGCTACGCCGACGTTTTTACAACCCAACGCCCGGATCAACCGCTGGGCTGACTCGGTGTTTGCCACGCTGACGCCCGACGAGCGGATTGCTCAGTTGATTATGGTCGCGGGCTACTCGAATCGCAAACCGGCTTACGAAGATTCACTGGTTACGCTCGTTCGGACCAACAAACTTGGGGGCGTCGTGATGTTTCAGGGCGGTCCGATCCGGCAGGCCAAACTCACCAATCGTCTGCAGGCACTTTCGACGGTGCCCCTGCTGATTGCGATGGACGCCGAATGGGGTCTGGCCATGCGCCTGGATAGTACGGTGCGTTATCCGTATCAAATGACCTTGGGGGCCATTCAGGGGAATGACTCGCTCATTTACCAGATGGGTGCCAACCTGGCCCGGCAGGCGCGTCGGCTGGGTGTTCACGTTAACTTCGCGCCTTCGGTCGATGTCAACAACAACCCAAACAACCCCGTTATCAACTTCCGCTCGTTTGGCGAAGACAAGTACGCCGTTGCCCGGAAGGCACTGGCCTACGTGCGCGGCATGGAGGATAACCAGCTCCTAACCAGCATCAAGCATTTTCCCGGCCACGGCGACACAGGCACTGATTCACACTTCGACCTTCCGCTGATTGGCAAGAGTCGCTCTCAGCTCGACTCACTTGAACTCTATCCGTTTCGGGAACTTATCAAGGCGGGGGTATCGGGCGTCATGGTTGCTCACCTGAGCATTCCGGCCCTGGACACAACCCGCAACCGCCCCTCGACGCTTTCGCCCGCTATCGTTACGAACCTGCTCAAAACTGAACTGGGCTTCCAGGGACTGATTTTCTCGGACGCAATGAACATGAAAGGCGTTACGAAGTATTTCCCTTCGGGACAGGCCGACGAGCTGGGCCTGGAAGCCGGTATGGACGTGCTGGAGTTCACGGAAGATGTTCCGGCCGCGCTGGCGCAGATCAGGCAGGCCGTGCTCGACGGTCGTATTACGCAGGAATCGCTGGACGAGCGCTGCCGTAAGGTTCTGCGAGCCAAAGCCTGGGTTGGGCTGGATCAGTATAAGCCGGTTGTGCTCGACAACCTGGTGAACGACCTCAACCCGGTGCAGGACGAACTGCTTAACCGCCGACTGACCGAAGCCAGCCTGACGGTGCTGAAAAACGACAGGAACCTGCTGCCGCTGCAACGGTTAGATACCCTCCGCATTGCGTCGGTTGCGATTGAAAGCGATAAACTGACCGCTTTTCAGCAGATGGCCGCCAACTATACCCAGGTTGACCACTTCAACCTGACGTCGAAAACACCCGACTCGACCATCGCGCAGGTACGCGACTCGCTGAAAAATTACAACCTGCTGCTGGTGGATATTCACCTGAATAACATCCGGCCCGGCGCGCGCTATGGTCTGCAGGCCAAAACGGCCGGACTGGTCAGCGAACTGGTCGCCACGGGCAAAGCAGTCGTTACGGTGTTTGGCAACGCCTACGCGCTGGACAAGCTTACGTTCCCGAACGACACGGTTCTGGTCAGTCGAAACATCGAACAGGCGCGGGCCATCGTTATGCCGTATCAGCTCACCAATTACACGGAGGATTTATCGGCACAGTTGATTTTTGGCGCGATTGGCGCATCGGGCAAACTGCCCGTAACGGTCAACCAGCGCTTCCGGGCGGGCGATGGCTTGGCGATTCAGCCCATTGGTCGGCTTAAATACACCATTCCAGAGGAGGTTGGCATTGATAGTCGTTTTCTGACTCAGCAGGTCGATTCGCTGGTCAACGTAGGCATTTCGCAGCGGGCCTTTCCGGGATGCGTCGTGCAGATGGCCAAAGACGGCAAGGTGATTTTCCGGAAAGCCTACGGCACCTTTACCTACGATGCCTCGCTCGGCGCGGAACCGAAACCCGTGCAGCTGGACGATCTGTTCGACATGGCATCTGTCACCAAGATCAGCACATCAACGCCCGCCCTGATGCGCCTGGTGGATGAAGGTAAGTTCAACATTGACGGTAAAATGGCAGACTATCTGCCCAGTTTCAAAAAATCAAATAAAGCGAATCTGGTCTGGCGGGACGTGCTGACCCATCAGGCCCGGCTAAAAGCGTGGATACCGTTCTGGCGCGACACCAAAAATCCGGATGGTACCTGGAAGCCCAAGACCTTTAAAACCGAACGCTCCAGCCGCTTCCCCATCGAAGTAACCGACAGCCTATACCTGTTCAGGAATTATCCGAAAACCATTTTTGAACAAATCAGAGACTCGCCCCTCAACGAGAAAAAAGAATACGTGTATTCGGATCTGTCGTTCATCCTGTATCCGCAGATTGTCAAGCGGCTAACCGGCGAAAACTTCGAAGATTATCTCAAAGAAACTTTCTATCGGCCGCTCGGCGCAACGACGCTGACCTATAACCCACGCCGGTTTTATAGCCTGAACCGCATTGCACCAACCGAATATGATTCGCTGTTCCGCAATACGCTCATCTGGGGGCGGGTTCACGACGAAGGCGCAGCCATGCTCAACGGTCTTTCAGGCCACGCGGGCCTATTCGGCACAGCCAACGACCTGATGAAGCTGATGGAAATGTATCGTCAGGGGGGGACCTATGCGGGTCAGCCGTTTATCTCGGCCAGAACGATGG
- a CDS encoding DUF1345 domain-containing protein has protein sequence MLLDQTARLDAHHRLYIAFGVTLGTYFILPAAVSGSAQVVLLWVVFALIMLTLMWASIFRLHPRDLPKLSRLQDSSRTYIFLFIVVAAIASFFAIIELLDTMTQQGRRANVGLTVLAVICSWGLLHTVFTLRYAHLFYGDNPNQKSRPGGLDFPNETEPDYLDFAYFSFVIGMTSQVSDVTIRSKQIRRAALLHGILSFGFNAIIIALTISGLSSRL, from the coding sequence ATGCTATTAGACCAAACCGCCCGCCTGGACGCCCACCATCGACTTTATATCGCGTTTGGCGTAACGCTCGGTACCTATTTTATTCTTCCTGCTGCGGTTAGTGGTTCTGCTCAGGTCGTTCTACTCTGGGTTGTGTTTGCCCTGATCATGTTGACGCTGATGTGGGCATCTATTTTCCGGCTGCATCCCCGCGACCTACCGAAGCTATCCCGACTTCAGGATTCCAGCAGAACGTATATCTTCCTGTTTATCGTCGTAGCGGCTATTGCCAGTTTTTTTGCCATCATCGAACTGCTCGATACGATGACCCAGCAGGGGCGTCGGGCGAACGTCGGGCTGACTGTGCTGGCAGTAATCTGCTCGTGGGGTTTGCTGCATACAGTGTTTACGCTCCGGTATGCGCATCTGTTCTACGGCGACAATCCAAATCAGAAGAGTCGACCCGGCGGTCTGGACTTTCCAAATGAGACTGAACCGGATTACCTCGATTTTGCCTACTTCTCCTTTGTGATCGGCATGACTAGTCAGGTATCTGACGTAACCATTCGCTCGAAGCAGATACGCCGGGCGGCTCTTTTACACGGCATTCTGTCGTTCGGGTTCAATGCGATCATTATCGCCCTGACGATCAGTGGCCTTTCTTCGAGGCTTTAG
- a CDS encoding nucleoside recognition domain-containing protein: MALNYIWVAFFVIAFLVALVKLIFLGDTEIFKVIVEGLFDSSKVAVMDIALPLAGVMTFFLGLLNIGEKAGAINFLARIIGPFFHKLFPEVPKDHPANGQMIMNFSANMLGLDNAATPFGLRAMASLQELNPSKETASNAQIMFLVLHTSGLTIIPLSIMAQRAVLGAQDPSDIFIPCLIATYVATVVSMIAVAIKQRINLINRTVLGWLGGITGLIALALWYLSTKSKEEIEVISKVTGNLILMLIIVSFLLGAMRKKVDIFDAFIEGAKGGFETSVRIIPYLVGMLVAISAFRSSGAMDYVVGGLKYLFSLTGLNTEFTDALPVALMRPLSGSGSRALMIDAMKQFGPDSFVGRLACMFQGAADTTFYIVALYFGSVGIRNSRYAIPFGLFADLMGVIAGIALGYFFFH; encoded by the coding sequence ATGGCCCTCAATTACATCTGGGTTGCTTTCTTTGTCATTGCTTTTCTGGTTGCGCTGGTCAAACTGATTTTCCTGGGCGACACCGAAATTTTTAAAGTTATTGTAGAGGGTCTGTTCGATTCGTCGAAGGTGGCAGTCATGGACATTGCGCTACCGCTGGCGGGTGTCATGACCTTTTTTCTGGGTCTGCTCAACATTGGCGAAAAAGCGGGCGCGATCAACTTTCTGGCCCGCATCATCGGCCCGTTTTTTCATAAACTATTCCCCGAAGTTCCGAAAGACCACCCCGCCAACGGCCAGATGATCATGAATTTCTCAGCCAATATGCTGGGGCTCGACAATGCCGCTACGCCTTTTGGTTTACGGGCCATGGCGAGTTTGCAGGAACTGAATCCCAGCAAGGAAACGGCTTCCAACGCCCAGATCATGTTTCTGGTGCTGCATACGTCCGGCCTGACGATTATTCCGCTCAGCATCATGGCCCAGCGGGCAGTGCTGGGGGCGCAGGACCCCTCCGACATTTTCATTCCCTGCCTGATCGCAACCTACGTAGCGACCGTGGTGAGCATGATAGCCGTCGCCATTAAACAGCGAATTAACCTCATTAACAGAACGGTGCTGGGCTGGCTGGGCGGCATTACGGGACTGATTGCGCTGGCGCTGTGGTATCTGTCGACCAAATCGAAAGAAGAGATTGAAGTGATTTCGAAGGTAACCGGCAACCTCATCCTGATGCTCATTATCGTATCGTTCCTGCTCGGGGCGATGCGCAAAAAGGTGGATATTTTCGACGCTTTTATTGAAGGTGCCAAAGGCGGTTTTGAAACGTCGGTGCGTATCATTCCCTACCTGGTCGGGATGCTGGTCGCCATTAGTGCGTTTCGTAGTTCGGGCGCAATGGACTACGTCGTTGGGGGGTTGAAGTACCTGTTCAGTCTGACGGGGCTGAACACCGAATTCACCGATGCCCTGCCAGTTGCGCTCATGCGGCCCTTGAGCGGTTCGGGATCGCGGGCGCTGATGATCGACGCCATGAAGCAATTCGGGCCTGACTCCTTCGTCGGGCGGCTGGCGTGCATGTTCCAGGGTGCGGCCGATACGACGTTTTACATCGTCGCGCTCTACTTTGGCTCGGTCGGTATCCGCAACTCCCGCTACGCGATTCCGTTCGGTTTGTTCGCCGATCTGATGGGCGTCATTGCGGGTATTGCTCTCGGCTATTTCTTTTTTCACTGA
- a CDS encoding M15 family metallopeptidase — protein sequence MKWLFYSTVVALSLIRSFAFCQSLEAAMQKQGLVDVQNVDPTILVELKYSTTDNFVGKDVYGDLTRAYLQPMAARKLANASKYLQAHHPNLRLLVYDAARPRKAQWNLWNALPNLSERERRKYVADPREGSIHNYGCAVDLTVATKDGRPLDMGTKYDYFGELAYPSQEERLLKAGKLTRQQLENRRILRTAMRQGGFSPIEYEWWHFNSLSRQKAKAAFRIVE from the coding sequence ATGAAGTGGCTGTTCTATTCCACAGTAGTCGCTCTTTCACTCATTCGCTCATTCGCTTTCTGCCAATCCCTCGAAGCCGCCATGCAGAAACAGGGCCTTGTCGACGTGCAGAACGTAGACCCGACGATTCTGGTGGAACTGAAATACTCGACTACCGACAACTTTGTGGGCAAAGACGTGTACGGCGATCTAACGCGGGCGTATCTGCAGCCGATGGCGGCCCGGAAGCTCGCAAATGCCAGCAAATACCTGCAGGCCCATCATCCGAACCTGCGGCTGCTGGTCTACGATGCGGCCCGGCCCCGCAAAGCGCAATGGAATCTCTGGAACGCCCTGCCCAACCTGTCCGAGCGCGAACGCCGGAAGTACGTAGCTGATCCACGCGAGGGCTCGATTCACAATTACGGCTGCGCGGTTGACCTGACGGTGGCTACGAAAGACGGGCGACCGCTCGATATGGGCACGAAGTATGACTACTTCGGCGAACTGGCGTATCCTTCGCAGGAGGAGCGTTTGCTGAAAGCTGGTAAACTGACCAGACAGCAGCTCGAAAACCGGCGCATTCTCCGCACGGCCATGCGACAGGGTGGCTTCAGCCCCATTGAATACGAATGGTGGCATTTCAATTCGCTCTCGCGCCAAAAGGCAAAAGCCGCTTTCCGGATTGTGGAGTAG
- the panC gene encoding pantoate--beta-alanine ligase translates to MIRFDSISALRQYLQPLRSDHRISLVPTMGALHEGHLSLIETAKRETDLVVSSIFVNPIQFNNADDLARYPRTLEEDCQKLESAGCDVVFAPSVDEIYSESPIVRFSFGDLETVMEGAFRPGHFNGVGLVVAKLFNIVQPDRAYFGQKDLQQVAVVRRLIRDLSFPIELVRCPTVREADGLAMSSRNRNLTPTEREQAPALFEALTLAHELMQDGRSPAQAKGAVTGYFSSRPGFRLDYIEVANADTLQPVGEVLAPGQTAICIAAYLGSVRLIDNLVF, encoded by the coding sequence ATGATCCGTTTCGATAGCATATCCGCTCTGCGTCAGTACCTCCAGCCGCTCCGTTCTGACCACCGAATTTCGCTTGTTCCCACCATGGGCGCGCTGCACGAGGGCCATCTATCTCTGATTGAAACGGCAAAGCGTGAAACCGATCTGGTCGTCAGCAGCATCTTCGTCAACCCCATCCAGTTCAACAACGCCGATGATCTGGCGCGTTACCCGCGTACGCTGGAGGAAGACTGCCAGAAACTCGAATCAGCCGGCTGCGATGTGGTTTTTGCGCCCTCAGTCGATGAAATATATTCAGAATCCCCTATCGTTCGGTTCAGTTTTGGTGATCTCGAAACGGTTATGGAAGGTGCCTTTCGGCCAGGGCATTTCAACGGCGTTGGCCTTGTTGTTGCCAAACTGTTCAATATTGTTCAGCCCGACCGGGCGTATTTCGGACAGAAAGACCTGCAGCAGGTGGCGGTAGTGCGTCGGCTGATCCGTGATCTGAGTTTCCCGATCGAACTGGTCCGATGCCCCACCGTGCGCGAAGCCGACGGACTGGCGATGTCGTCGCGCAACCGCAACCTGACTCCTACGGAACGCGAGCAGGCTCCGGCCCTGTTTGAAGCCCTGACGTTAGCGCATGAACTGATGCAGGATGGCCGTAGTCCGGCGCAGGCTAAAGGGGCCGTAACGGGCTATTTCAGCAGCCGCCCCGGCTTCCGGCTCGACTACATTGAAGTTGCCAACGCCGACACGCTCCAGCCCGTTGGTGAGGTGCTGGCCCCCGGTCAGACCGCCATTTGCATCGCGGCTTACCTCGGCTCGGTCCGGCTGATTGACAATCTGGTGTTTTGA
- a CDS encoding glycogen/starch synthase translates to MSKLRILYVASEINPFLKTSDVADFVRKLPQAMQERGMEIRILVPRFGLINERKNRLHEVVRLSGINIAVGDEEKPLIIKVASIPTAKLQVYFIDNEDYFQRKYVFHDKENRFYADNDERAIFFCKGVLETVKKLGWAPDIVHCNDWMTALIPLYLKTTYKNDPMFKDTKSVFTVYNNAFEHRFEGDIIEKARMMDIDDEMLAELKTADFPGFIRIGCAYADAVVRAEEESSESLNAILTDLPEHKFDAAEDEDVAERYYNLYTQLAG, encoded by the coding sequence ATGAGCAAATTACGTATCCTTTACGTGGCCAGTGAAATCAATCCGTTCCTGAAAACGTCCGACGTCGCCGACTTCGTTCGCAAACTGCCGCAGGCGATGCAGGAGCGAGGAATGGAAATTCGAATCTTGGTGCCACGCTTCGGGCTGATCAATGAACGCAAAAACCGGCTGCACGAAGTCGTTCGGTTGTCGGGTATCAATATTGCCGTTGGCGATGAAGAAAAACCCCTGATTATCAAGGTTGCCTCTATTCCAACGGCTAAACTGCAAGTCTATTTTATCGATAACGAAGACTATTTTCAACGGAAGTACGTTTTCCATGACAAGGAAAACCGCTTCTACGCCGATAACGATGAGCGGGCCATTTTCTTCTGCAAAGGCGTTCTGGAAACGGTAAAAAAACTTGGCTGGGCACCCGATATCGTGCATTGCAACGACTGGATGACCGCGCTGATTCCGCTATACCTCAAAACGACCTACAAAAACGACCCCATGTTCAAGGACACCAAGTCGGTTTTTACGGTCTATAACAATGCGTTTGAACACCGCTTCGAAGGCGACATCATCGAGAAAGCCCGCATGATGGACATCGACGACGAAATGCTGGCAGAATTAAAAACGGCTGATTTTCCGGGATTTATTCGCATTGGCTGCGCCTATGCCGACGCCGTTGTGCGGGCCGAGGAAGAGTCAAGCGAAAGCCTGAACGCCATTTTAACTGATTTACCCGAACATAAATTTGATGCTGCCGAAGATGAAGATGTCGCGGAACGCTATTACAACCTCTACACGCAACTGGCTGGGTAG
- a CDS encoding DUF4270 family protein: protein MSRNAITTSTRNWLGRIFLLAGAVAGVLACEEPKEIGLPPTTPVDVTYSDTLSVVRQTVRFDSVASSDQSNLMVGRYSDPVLGRTQASAYVELSQYADFVVTDSATSNVTAASRIVYDSTRLFLDYDQFYYGDTTQTQEIQVFRLTDSLRTATTYDISSTIPAQSQPLVRQTIRPRPNTTDSLSFRLPLPDAYGRELLTLANTDAGKIANPALFRAQALRGLLLTTGPNERAAILGFSRGSAVVVYYHVTGEKRARFQPFLLGGKRFNHITADRSGTPLAGLQRGQVLPASATNGRTFVQPATGVTTKLVFPGLDQIRKDKRVAINRAELVITFTPTSNALLYLPAYLVLSEIDGRNHLLRTSPNRIAQLVPESQNLFDRTESSWITAPQVAIYNSRIKNYTFELSGYFQSIMANTTPNNGLAILTPSTATLNTLPSQAFYLNDRILQAILDGSASAKLIMFYTTSN from the coding sequence ATGTCGCGGAACGCTATTACAACCTCTACACGCAACTGGCTGGGTAGGATTTTCCTGCTGGCGGGAGCGGTAGCGGGCGTTCTGGCCTGCGAAGAACCCAAAGAAATCGGCTTACCACCTACTACCCCGGTCGACGTAACATACAGCGACACGCTCAGCGTTGTTCGGCAGACCGTCCGGTTCGATTCCGTAGCGAGTAGCGATCAAAGTAACCTGATGGTAGGACGCTATTCGGACCCCGTGTTGGGGCGTACTCAGGCGAGTGCTTACGTTGAACTGAGTCAATATGCCGACTTTGTCGTAACCGACTCGGCAACGTCGAATGTTACAGCCGCCAGCCGGATTGTTTATGATTCGACCCGGCTGTTTCTGGATTACGATCAGTTCTATTACGGCGATACAACCCAGACGCAGGAAATTCAGGTGTTTCGCCTGACAGATAGTCTGCGCACGGCCACGACTTACGATATCAGCAGCACTATACCGGCCCAGAGCCAGCCGCTGGTGCGCCAGACGATTCGGCCGCGGCCCAACACAACCGACTCACTGTCGTTTCGGTTGCCGCTGCCCGATGCTTATGGGCGTGAACTGCTGACGCTGGCCAATACCGACGCGGGTAAAATCGCCAATCCAGCGTTGTTTCGGGCACAGGCCCTGCGGGGGTTGCTGCTGACGACGGGGCCGAACGAGCGGGCTGCTATTTTAGGATTTTCGCGGGGCTCGGCTGTGGTAGTGTACTATCACGTTACCGGTGAGAAAAGAGCCCGGTTCCAGCCCTTTCTGTTGGGCGGTAAACGCTTCAATCACATTACGGCCGACCGTAGCGGCACGCCCCTGGCAGGATTGCAGCGGGGACAGGTTCTGCCGGCTTCGGCTACTAACGGCCGAACGTTCGTGCAGCCAGCTACCGGCGTAACCACGAAGCTGGTATTTCCGGGACTGGATCAAATCAGGAAAGATAAGCGCGTTGCGATCAACCGTGCTGAACTGGTTATCACCTTTACGCCCACCAGTAATGCCCTGCTGTATCTGCCGGCTTATCTGGTTCTGAGTGAGATTGACGGGCGTAATCACTTGCTGCGTACCAGTCCAAACCGCATCGCTCAACTGGTGCCGGAATCGCAGAATTTATTTGACCGGACAGAAAGTTCGTGGATTACGGCCCCGCAGGTGGCGATTTATAATTCACGAATCAAGAATTATACATTTGAGCTGAGCGGCTATTTTCAGTCAATTATGGCAAACACAACGCCGAATAATGGGCTGGCTATCCTTACACCCAGCACGGCAACGCTCAACACGCTGCCAAGCCAGGCTTTTTATCTGAATGATCGCATTCTTCAGGCAATTCTGGATGGCAGCGCAAGTGCGAAGCTGATCATGTTCTATACGACATCGAATTAA
- the glmS gene encoding glutamine--fructose-6-phosphate transaminase (isomerizing) — protein sequence MCGIVAYVGHREACPLVIKGLKRLEYRGYDSAGVALMNGQGLKVYKKKGKVAALEHELGGKETHATIGMGHTRWATHGEPNDVNAHPHYSFHRKLAIIHNGIIENYAAIKQALLKKGHTFQSETDTEVLGQFIEDIWENQGGTLEDAVRLALQEVVGAYAIVIMSEADPTQLIAARKGSPLVIGVGENEYFLASDATPIVEYTKDVIYLNDYEVAVVNRDGIRVITLDNTTTTPYVHKIELELEAIEKGGFEHFMLKEIFEQPRSIADSMRGRVQADAGLLALGGLRDYLDKLAKSERIVIVGCGTSWHAGLVAEYIFEELARIPVEVEYASEFRYRNPIIKEGDIVIAISQSGETADTLAAIELAKSKGATIFGVCNVVGSSIARATDAGAYTHAGPEIGVASTKAFTAQVTVLTMMALAAAHRKGTISDSLFRQLLAELESIPAKVEKVLQSASKIKEIAYIFTYARNFIYLGRGLNFPVALEGALKLKEISYIHAEGYPAAEMKHGPIALIDEDMPVVVIATNDSSYEKVVSNIQEVKARKGRVIAVTTEGDTHLPGMVDFTIEIPKVHEILMPLISVVPLQLLAYDIAVMRGRNVDQPRNLAKSVTVE from the coding sequence ATGTGTGGAATTGTAGCATACGTCGGGCACCGGGAAGCCTGTCCGTTGGTAATTAAAGGATTGAAGCGGCTCGAATATCGGGGCTATGATAGTGCAGGGGTAGCACTGATGAATGGTCAGGGGCTGAAAGTGTATAAAAAGAAAGGCAAGGTTGCGGCCCTGGAGCACGAACTGGGTGGGAAAGAAACGCACGCTACCATCGGTATGGGCCACACGCGCTGGGCTACGCACGGCGAGCCCAATGACGTAAACGCGCACCCGCATTACTCGTTTCACCGGAAGCTGGCCATTATCCATAACGGGATCATTGAGAATTATGCGGCCATCAAACAGGCGCTGCTCAAGAAAGGCCATACGTTTCAGAGCGAAACCGATACGGAAGTTCTGGGTCAGTTTATCGAAGACATCTGGGAAAACCAGGGCGGTACGCTGGAAGATGCTGTGCGGCTGGCGTTGCAGGAAGTGGTTGGCGCCTATGCCATCGTGATTATGTCGGAGGCCGACCCGACGCAGCTGATCGCAGCCCGCAAAGGTTCGCCCCTGGTGATCGGGGTAGGCGAGAACGAGTATTTTCTCGCATCAGACGCTACGCCCATTGTTGAGTACACCAAAGACGTTATTTACCTGAACGACTACGAGGTGGCAGTTGTCAACCGGGATGGCATTCGGGTCATTACGCTCGACAACACGACCACGACGCCTTACGTCCATAAAATTGAGCTGGAACTGGAAGCCATCGAGAAAGGTGGTTTCGAGCATTTCATGCTTAAGGAAATTTTCGAACAGCCCCGTTCCATTGCCGACTCGATGCGGGGGCGTGTCCAGGCCGATGCCGGGTTGCTGGCGCTCGGTGGTCTGCGCGATTACCTCGATAAGCTGGCCAAATCGGAGCGGATTGTGATTGTCGGCTGCGGTACGTCGTGGCACGCGGGTCTGGTGGCCGAATACATTTTCGAAGAACTGGCCCGAATTCCGGTCGAGGTGGAGTATGCGTCGGAGTTTCGCTACCGGAACCCGATCATCAAAGAAGGCGATATTGTGATTGCCATCTCCCAGTCGGGCGAAACGGCCGATACGCTGGCGGCCATCGAACTGGCCAAGTCCAAAGGAGCCACCATTTTCGGTGTCTGCAACGTAGTCGGTTCCTCCATCGCCCGGGCAACCGACGCGGGGGCCTATACCCACGCTGGTCCGGAAATCGGTGTAGCCAGCACGAAGGCCTTTACGGCGCAGGTAACGGTGCTGACCATGATGGCGCTGGCCGCAGCCCATCGCAAAGGCACGATCTCCGACTCGCTCTTCCGGCAATTACTGGCTGAGCTGGAAAGCATTCCGGCCAAAGTCGAGAAGGTGCTGCAGTCGGCGAGTAAGATTAAGGAAATCGCCTACATCTTCACCTACGCCCGCAACTTCATTTACCTCGGTCGGGGCCTGAATTTCCCCGTTGCGCTGGAAGGGGCGCTGAAGCTGAAAGAGATCAGCTACATCCACGCGGAAGGCTACCCGGCTGCCGAGATGAAGCACGGCCCGATTGCGCTCATCGATGAAGATATGCCGGTAGTCGTAATTGCCACGAACGACAGCTCGTATGAGAAAGTCGTTTCGAACATTCAGGAGGTGAAAGCCCGCAAAGGCCGCGTGATTGCTGTCACGACCGAGGGCGATACGCACCTGCCCGGTATGGTAGATTTCACGATTGAGATTCCGAAAGTCCACGAGATTCTGATGCCCCTGATTTCGGTAGTGCCGCTGCAGCTACTGGCTTACGACATCGCCGTTATGCGCGGCCGGAACGTAGACCAGCCCCGCAACCTGGCCAAGTCCGTGACGGTGGAATAG
- a CDS encoding DUF2911 domain-containing protein produces the protein MKKAAFLFGLLWLTVGAASAQTFRGIDKTPMDMAYYPDDYAHDRKFAPAKIGTDKAMVRVVYSRPAKNNREVFGKLVPYNKVWRAGANEAPEIKFYQDVTIGGKKIPAGNYALLTIPTEKKWTIIFSSDLDQWGAYSYNEALDVARITVPTQKAESPLENFSIQFAKKDDKTATMYMGWDTTVVAVPISL, from the coding sequence ATGAAAAAAGCAGCTTTCCTATTCGGATTACTTTGGCTTACAGTTGGCGCGGCCAGTGCCCAGACGTTTAGAGGTATCGACAAAACGCCAATGGATATGGCCTACTACCCGGACGACTACGCCCATGATCGCAAATTTGCCCCGGCTAAAATCGGTACCGACAAAGCCATGGTGCGGGTTGTCTATAGCCGACCGGCCAAAAACAACCGGGAGGTATTCGGGAAGCTGGTTCCCTACAATAAAGTCTGGCGGGCCGGTGCGAATGAGGCTCCGGAAATCAAATTTTATCAGGACGTAACGATTGGCGGGAAGAAAATTCCGGCCGGGAATTACGCCCTGCTGACGATTCCCACTGAAAAGAAATGGACAATTATCTTCAGTTCTGATCTGGACCAGTGGGGTGCCTATAGCTACAACGAAGCCCTGGATGTAGCCCGCATAACGGTGCCGACGCAAAAGGCCGAGAGTCCCCTTGAAAACTTCTCAATTCAATTCGCCAAAAAAGACGACAAAACTGCTACCATGTATATGGGGTGGGACACAACGGTCGTGGCGGTTCCGATATCGTTGTAA